TTGTGTGGTGCATAGAGATGGAATCGTGAAAATTGGTATTTTCCTCCCTGCTTCCTGGCCATTGAGTATTTTAGCTTGAAGTATTCCTGGAAGAGCCCGGAATTTTTCCTGACAACCTTGAGCAATGCATTCACTGCAGGCGCTTCAATGTCATTGGACATATTTCGGATGTCAAGCGCTGATTTGTACCCCCTAATCCTAATGCCCTCATTGTGCCAGTCCAATGCAATCATCCTGTATATTTCAGAGAGGGCGGTTGAGTTCTCATCATATTTGGCAAGCACTGTCCTGTAAGCTGACTCCCGCAGTTTTGGCACACTGGAAGTGTAATGGCTCACGACCTCCTCCTGGCTCAGCCCTTTTTTTCCATTGAAATCATATTTGTAGCTGCTTGTGAGAATGTCATATATGTCTGAAAAAGCCGACGAGCCCGTGGCGGATTTCAAGGCGATTGCCTCTTCAACTTCTGCTGATTTTGTAAATGGCGCAGTCTTTCGTGTGAGCTCCAAAGCATGCCTGTAGTCCCTGAGAATTGGGCTCTGCAAAATCCTTTTGGCAGTTTTTTTGTCAAGCCCCTTGATCCATAAGTTGAAGAAGCGCATTTTATTGCTGATGTCTGTCCCGAGCTGGCCAATGGAAGACAGCTTTGCCAGGGAATCCGAGTCTGAGGTGTTGGTGGCAAATTTCAGGCTGTAGAATGCATTCATTCGCGAGAACAAGAGGTCAATTTCCTCCTCTTTTTTTATGACTTCCAGGACAAGGCCTGGCCTGGTGGAATTGCTGAGCCTTGGCTTGTATTTTTCATATCCTGCAACAAGCTTCCTGATCTTGCCCAGCGATGCCTTGAAGTTTTTGTCATCAAAGAGGTCGCCTAAGGCCCAGACTGCATGCCTTTCTTTCATGCACAATCGTGAAAAGCACAGGTAATTAAATCTTTTGAATGTTGACAGGCCCGGACTGGCTGACCGACCACAATAAGTAAAATTGAAATAGGATTGTCAATATCTTTTATCCATGATAACCGAAAAACAGGCAATCGCGCTTCTTGAAAAGTATGCCCCTGATGAAAAAACTTTCAAAATAGTCTATGGCCACTGCCAAAAGGTCAGGGAGATTGCAGAGAGGGTTGCGAGGCAAATCAAGGGTGTTGACATAGAGCTTGTGAAGATGGGCGCATTGCTTCACGATATTGGGAGGTTTGTATACCCTCCGCCAGGCAGGGATAATGGGGTCAGGCACGGCCTTGCCGGGGCAGACATCCTGAGAAATGAGGGAGTGGATGAGGAAGTTGCGCTGATTTGCGAGCGCCACGTTGGAATCGGGCTGACGGCATCGGATATTGAAGTGCAAAAACTGCCCCTGCCAAAAAAGGACTATGTGCCTCTAAGCCCTGAGGAGAAGATAGTGGCTTATGCTGACAACCTTGCAATTGGCAATGTTGAAGGCACAGAAAAGATGGTTGAACAGAGGTTTTCCATGGAAATTGGCCCTGAATATGGCGAACGGGTCAGGAAATTCCATGAAATGGTTCACAAAATGATGGCAAGATAGCCATATAAAGAATTAAAAATAACGAAAATCGCACTATT
This genomic stretch from Candidatus Woesearchaeota archaeon harbors:
- a CDS encoding M3 family oligoendopeptidase produces the protein MKERHAVWALGDLFDDKNFKASLGKIRKLVAGYEKYKPRLSNSTRPGLVLEVIKKEEEIDLLFSRMNAFYSLKFATNTSDSDSLAKLSSIGQLGTDISNKMRFFNLWIKGLDKKTAKRILQSPILRDYRHALELTRKTAPFTKSAEVEEAIALKSATGSSAFSDIYDILTSSYKYDFNGKKGLSQEEVVSHYTSSVPKLRESAYRTVLAKYDENSTALSEIYRMIALDWHNEGIRIRGYKSALDIRNMSNDIEAPAVNALLKVVRKNSGLFQEYFKLKYSMARKQGGKYQFSRFHLYAPHKTKEKDSFPYEASKKIVLDTYNKFDRRFYQAASRIFQASHVHSHPCPNKRGGAFCWGPSNTILPYIMLNHTDKLRDVFTMMHEFGHGIHDVLAMKQNYANYHTSLPMAETASIFGEMVLASRLLDEAKDPEVKKAILIKLLDQQYASITRQAYFVIFEQFAHGKIRDGLRKEELDAYYLSLLKEQFGSMQLPGIFRNEWRYIPHIYHTPFYCYAYAWGNLMVLALYSMYKKQGKSFIDKYASLLADGGSKSAAGMLKPFGINPEDEKFWQSGFDIIKEEITELRKLFG
- a CDS encoding HDIG domain-containing protein codes for the protein MITEKQAIALLEKYAPDEKTFKIVYGHCQKVREIAERVARQIKGVDIELVKMGALLHDIGRFVYPPPGRDNGVRHGLAGADILRNEGVDEEVALICERHVGIGLTASDIEVQKLPLPKKDYVPLSPEEKIVAYADNLAIGNVEGTEKMVEQRFSMEIGPEYGERVRKFHEMVHKMMAR